CGTAGTTTTCCGGGTTACGGAGTTCTTCAATCATGTAACCACTGATTTCAATCGCTACGCTGGGATGATTAGCGTTAATTGTCCTTACCGCTTGAGACAATGAACTCTGGTATTGGGACTCAAGCACGACATAGACAACCTTGATTAACTTACGTCCCCGTAAATCATCAGGTGTAATATGTCTAATAGTGGACTTGACTTGGGTAAACATTCAAATAAGTTCCTTTAAAGCGTGTTTGTTTGAAGTTCATCACGGTTAATATTTCCGTTTGTAACTTCAATTAATTTCGGCAATAAGAGTTTTTTAACAGAAAACTCTGATTTTGTGGGGGTTTTGTCCTATATCTGAAACAAAATGATATAGAAAACAACATATTTATTAATTAATCTTAACAAAGAATGCAGGTTTTCTCACTTGTTTTTAAATTTTGTTTACATAGCTAAATAATTACTTAGTTATAAACTAACGGAATTGTTCAGCAAATTTAACATTTTATGGTTTTATTTGACACTAAAAGCTCCAAAATTATGACAAAATAAAGCTATTAATTGGTAACTAATAATATAGAATAGGATATGAGATAGTTAAATTTTCTCCCTGAACATTCAATGAGGATATGACAATGAATGCTTTAACTGTCAATTTAGATTCAGTAATAAAAATGACTGATGACCAGTTTTTTAAACTATGTCAAGCAAACTGTGATTTAAGATTTGAACGTACTGCAAATGGAGAGTTAATAATTATGCCACCAACGGGAGGAGAAACGGGAAATCGTAATGCGGGTATTACCGCTCAAGTTTGGATTTGGAATGAGCAAAATAAGAAGGGTATAGTTTTTGATTCTTCTACTTGTTTTAAGTTACCAAATGGTGCAGATCGTTCTCCTGATGCTTCTTGGATTAAATTAGAAAGATGGGATGCTTTAACTGATGAGGAAAAACAAAAGTTTCCTCCTATTTTTCCTGATTTTGTAATTGAGTTACTTTCTCCTAGTGATAGTTTGAAGACTACACAGGAAAAGATGAAGGAATATATAGATAATGGTGTGCGTTTGGGGATATTAATTAATCGGAAATCTCGTCAAGTGGAGATTTATAGACAAGGTAAGGAGGTTGAGGTTTTGGAATCTCCTGCTACGGTTTCGGGGGAAGATGTTTTAAAGGGTTTTGTTTTGAATTTGGGGATGGTTTGGTAATAGAGAGTAATAATTTATTGTATTATTTAGGAATGAGTACACATACCTCATCGTCAATTTTTTAATCGTTTAACAAGAATATCTCAAATGAATCGCCAAAATTTACTAGAATCAATAGCCATCACTATTAGCGATTATCGCTTCAGTGAAATTCCTCCTATGACCACTGATCACGTTGATAGGTGGGTATCTCAGTTTGATAATCATGAACAATTAATTATTCTGGCGGAAATGAATTATCTGCTGAGTAAATATTATATATCTAAATCTAAAGCTGAATCTTTTCTAACTGAGATTTTAACATCTGAGATAATTTTTGGTAAAACTCCTTCAGGGGTAATTCCCTACTTCCAGTTCCTAGATATTCAGCGCAAAGGAAGTAGTCAAAAAGATTTACTGAAATTAGCTAATGAAATTACGATGCGTGAATATGGAATTACCATTAATCAACCATCTTCACAACCTCTTGGTTATATATATTTAGATGATTGTCTATTTTCTGGAAGTACAGTTTACTATGATATTGAAAGATGGTTTAATCAAGCTATTCCTAATACAACTATTTATTTGATTTTTTTAGGTCGTCATATTTCTGGTGTAAATTATTATATTGATCGGAAATTAATACCACTAGCGCAACGAAGATCGGTATCTGTCAAGACTGGATCTTTTTTAAAATTTGATAATAATATATCCAGAAATCAGGAAATATATGAATGCTTGTGGTCAAAAGAAATTTTTGATGATGAGTTAGTAAATAATTTTGTTAAGATAGTTAATGAAAACTCTGCAAAAAAATCTGTTAATCCAAGATTATTTCGTCCTGATAGAGTACCTAACACAGAGACATTATTCTCTACTCCTGAAGCTAGGAATATTGTAGAATCAGCTTTTTTAAGAAAAGGAGCTTACATAGCGTCTTTACCAGAAAACCGTAAACCTTCTATGCGACCTATGGGTTATGAGTATTTAGAATCTCTTGGTTTTGGTTCAGTATTTATTACCTACAGAAATATTGCTAATAACTGTCCGTTGGTTCTTTGGTGGGGTGACACAACTTATTCTCCTAATCATCCTTTTAGTAAATGGTATCCTTTATTCCCTCGAAAAGTAAATGAATCAACAAATTATGTCATACCGTATTAACTGATTTTTAGAGGTAAAATCATGAAATCTTCCCAAATAAGAATATACAACAGAAATGAATGTATAACCTTTCGTAAAACCAAAGAAGCATTTGGTGGATTATCAAATATGGCTGGAGGTTATAACTTAAAAGTTAATGGTGTCAATATACTCACATCAGAAGCATTATATCAGGCTTGCCGTTTTCCACATCTTCCCAAAGTGCAACAATTAATTATTGCTCAAAATAGTCCCATGACAGCTAAGATGAAAAGTAAACCTTATCGAGATCAATCTCGACAAGATTGGGATAAGGTAAGAGTTAATATAATGCGCTGGTGTTTACGAGTTAAGTTGGTACAAAATTGGGAAAAATTTGGACAATTATTATTACAAACGGGTGATAAACCTATAGTAGAAGATTCCAGTAAAGATGATTTTTGGGGTGCAATACCAACTGAAAATAATCAATTAGTTGGTGCAAATGTTTTAGGTCGTCTTTTAATGGAATTAAGAGAACATTTAAAACAAGGTGCTAATTTTTTAGAACTTGTCAAAATTCCAAATATCCCTAATTTTTATCTTTTTAATCAACCTATTGAAAATATTTTAGTAAATAAAAATGTAGTCAATTCATTTAATGTGCAAGAATCTGAATTAATCACTCCAGATTTGCCATGTATTGACGATCAAAATATTGAATATCCACAAGAAGACATTATGATTTCCCATGAACATGAAATTAATGGAGATATAGTAGAACATCAACAAGAACAATTCAATATTCTTCAAGAAGAAATTAATGAAAATACTTTAACTATCAACACAGAAATAAATCAAAATTTGGATAAAGAAGATAAAGAGAAAGAAGATAATATTTTTGAAAATTGGGTATTACCTAAATTAGAGAAAATATTACAAACTCCCTTAGCTGTTGAAAATATTTTAGAGCATTCTAATTTTAAAACAGTTCATAAGAAACAGTTGCAAGATTGGCTAAAACTAGCGGTAGAATCAGGTAAAGTTATAAAATTAGAAAAACCAGTGAGATATATTTGGTATTCTACTTCTGAGTATAAATATGTTTGTCACAAACCTAGAGCAAACAAACCTAGAACCACTCAAAAAACATTATCTCAGTCTGTAACGAAAAGCAAATTAAATGTCAATGAAGAAATTACACAACTTTCTTTAATCTAATGTGATCGCCATTTAGGGATAAATTGGAATAGCGATCGTTTAAAATTGAGGTGGTTGTGTGCGATAGCGAAGCGCTCCGCAGGAATCGCTGTTTGGGGATGTTGGGGTGCGATTATGATTTTTTGTCAGAATCAGGATAACCAGGATTAAAGGATTTACAGGATGTTATTTAATAATTGTTGGTGAAAATTTGGGGATTATTTCATTTATTCTGATATGGCTAACGCCACGCTATGCTATCAGACAATTACAACATTAACCACCAACAAACAAATGAGCAATTACATCCTGTACATCCTCAAATCCTGGACATCCTGATTCTGACAAAAAATCCGTGTTAATCTGCGTTCACCTCTGAATCAAGAAAAATAGGCGATCGCATTTAAATCAATCATAATGATATTTACATGAAATGATAATTAATAAATCTTCTTCAGCTTTATAAACCAACCTATGTTCATCAGTAATTCTCCTAGACCAGTAACCTTGTAATTCATATTTTAATGGTTCTGGTTTTCCTATACCTGAAAATGGTTCTCTTTGGATATCTTTAATAAGTGACAAGATTTTTTTAAAGACTTTTTTATTTTCTGTTCCCCATTGTCCTAATTCTTCAAAGGCTTCTGGTTCAAATGCTACTTTTTTCATATTCATCTAAATCAACATAAATTAAATTTCCTTTTTCAACATTTTCTATAGCTTTTAGTAAATGTTCTTTATTAGATTTTGATTTTAAAAGATATGTAGTTTCATCTTCAATCACTTGGTCAACTAACACAATTACCTCTACAATTGTTCCCTCTGGTAACTCAGTTGTAGGTAATTCAATCTTGCCATTTTTACCAACAGTTGCTTTTTGTTTAATTTTAGTAATCATGGTTTATATTGATTTCCTTGTTTATTCTCATAATAACATCTATAATAGTATTATAGCGGTTATAGCTAGGATGCAATGCTATTGAAGGCGCAGTCCCTGATCGCCTAAAGGCTTTGCGATTTACTGGCTGTATCTCACTCAAATAAAAACCGCTATAGTAGTGTTTGGATATTATAGCTTATTTTACAAATAGTTGCTTTTTGTTTAATTAAGTACAAATAACCATCAATGCTGTAAAACAATTGGCTGAATTTCATATCTTTTTTCAAAAATATCAAATATTATTTTTAGATGATTTAGAAATTATTGAAAAATCTTGTTAAATTCATGCAAGATTAAAAGCCAAAGGTACACCTATTCAAGATGCTGATATTTTAATAGCAGCTACAGCAATTGTCCGGGATTTAATTCTATTTTCTAATGATTCTGACTTGTTAAGAGTTGAAGACGTTAATTTAGAAAATTGGTTATTATTATAAAACAATGGTCAAAAAAATTTGCTCTTTACCTGAAAAATCAAATGGAATTATCCATATATCTACAAGGATAATTCCATTAATCTGTTAAAAGCTAAAAGCCTAGAACCCTTTTCATACCCTACAAGAAATTCTCATGAAGTTGTCTTTTCTTACTTGCCTAAACCATCATATCTGTTTGGGTCTTTTTTCTCTTTTTTGTCCTTGGCATCTTTCTTAGGCTTTTTAGTTTCTTTGTTACCTTTTTTTTCCTTAGACATCAGTTTTACCCAACTAGGTTTACTTGTCAATACTTATACATTCTGCTATTAGTAAATCAGGGCGTAGCTTACCTGATATCCTTTGAAGACAGCAAGGAAAGTATTGCACATTTACACTACTAACTACTATGATACATTGTTATTTAATTTTGTTATGAATTTTATTAACTATGATACAAAACTTTAGATACCCTGTCACTGGGTCTAATTCAGATTTTAACTTCTATATTCTGTTTTATTGCCTTCGTTCATTATATCAGTATAATCGTATTTGATAACTTATTAGGTAATAATTAAATGACTTCACCAGTAGATATTCTTATTCTTTCCAATGGACCAGGGGAAGTTACAACCTGGGTGCGTCCTGTTGTTAAAGCATTGAGAGCAGAATTAGGAAATGATCGTTCACAAGTGAGAATTTCTGTAATATTATCACCTTGTCCCCATGCTAGTGGTAAAGAAGCTGCGATAGCGTTGGGTTATCTAGAGGTTGATAGAGTGCAAGCACCTGAGCATTTTTGGCAATTTTTAATATGGGGAAAAACCGCAGAAAATTGGGAATGGAGAAATAAAGGTGTAGTCGTATTTTTAGGTGGTGATCAAGTTTTTTCGGTGATTATTGGTAAGAAGTTAAAATATAAAACTGTAGTTTATGCGGAATGGGAAGCACGTTGGCATAATTTTATAGATAAATTTGCCATTATGAAAGCTCAAGTTGCAAAAAATGTCTCTGCTAAATATGCTGGTAAATTTGCTGTTGTTGGTGATTTAATGTTAGAAGCCGCAGAGGATGAAATAACATCTGCAAGTGAAAATTCAAAATCTAAAATTAACATTATTGGCATATTACCAGGTTCAAAAACAGCAAAATTAACTCAAGGTGTACCTTTAACTTTAGCTATTGCTGAATATGTTCACAGTAAATTACCCCAAACAAAGTTTTTTATTCCTGTTGCACCAACGTTAGATTTACCGACTTTAGCCAGTTTTGCTAATCCTGAAAATAACCCATTTACAAAAGCTTTTAATTTTCAAGGTGCATCTTTAAAGGATAATTATTTAATAACTTCCACAGGTTTAAAAGTGGAATTAATCCAAGAAAATCCTGCTTATCATTTATTATCCCAATGTTCTCTTTGTTTAACTACAGTTGGTGCAAATACCGCCGAATTAGGGGCGTTAGCTGTACCCATGATTGTCTTATTACCCCTACAACAATTAGATGCTATGCGTTCTTGGGATGGTTTACCAGGAATATTAGCAAATTTACCGGGAGTAGGTTCTAGTTTTGCTAAACTAATTAATTGGTGGATGGCAAAAAACAAGGGTTTATTCGCTTGGCCAAATATTTGGGCGCAGGAAGAAATTGTACCAGAATTAGTAGGAAATTTACAACCAGAAGCAGTAGGAGAAATGGTTTTAGATTTGTTAGAAAATCCAGGCAAATTAGATGCCATGGGAGATAAATTACGCAGTGTTCGGGGTGAAAGTGGTGCTGCGAAAAAGTTGGCAATTTTGGTGAGAGAAGAGTTATACTAGATTCATGAAAAATGAGGATTTAAAAAAATATGAAAGCACCCGATCAAATTATTCAATTAGTTGAAAGTTTCCATCAACAAATAGACTTATATCGCTCTGGAGGAATGAATGAAACGCAAACCCGGATTCAATTTATTGATCCATTTTTTGAAGCATTAGGATGGGATGTGAGAAATCAAAAACAAATTATTGGTATTTATCAAGATGTTATTCATGAAGATTCTTTAAAAATTAGTGACGCAAATAAAGCTAAAGCACCTGATTATAGTTTTCGTGTTGCTGGAGTCAGAAAATTCTTTGTTGAAGCTAAAAAACCTGCTGTCAATGTTGGTAAAAGTATTAGTGCTGCTTTTCAAGTTAGACGTTATGGATGGTCTGCAAA
The window above is part of the Dolichospermum sp. DET69 genome. Proteins encoded here:
- a CDS encoding Uma2 family endonuclease, whose translation is MNALTVNLDSVIKMTDDQFFKLCQANCDLRFERTANGELIIMPPTGGETGNRNAGITAQVWIWNEQNKKGIVFDSSTCFKLPNGADRSPDASWIKLERWDALTDEEKQKFPPIFPDFVIELLSPSDSLKTTQEKMKEYIDNGVRLGILINRKSRQVEIYRQGKEVEVLESPATVSGEDVLKGFVLNLGMVW
- a CDS encoding DUF1768 domain-containing protein, whose product is MKSSQIRIYNRNECITFRKTKEAFGGLSNMAGGYNLKVNGVNILTSEALYQACRFPHLPKVQQLIIAQNSPMTAKMKSKPYRDQSRQDWDKVRVNIMRWCLRVKLVQNWEKFGQLLLQTGDKPIVEDSSKDDFWGAIPTENNQLVGANVLGRLLMELREHLKQGANFLELVKIPNIPNFYLFNQPIENILVNKNVVNSFNVQESELITPDLPCIDDQNIEYPQEDIMISHEHEINGDIVEHQQEQFNILQEEINENTLTINTEINQNLDKEDKEKEDNIFENWVLPKLEKILQTPLAVENILEHSNFKTVHKKQLQDWLKLAVESGKVIKLEKPVRYIWYSTSEYKYVCHKPRANKPRTTQKTLSQSVTKSKLNVNEEITQLSLI
- a CDS encoding Txe/YoeB family addiction module toxin, with the translated sequence MNMKKVAFEPEAFEELGQWGTENKKVFKKILSLIKDIQREPFSGIGKPEPLKYELQGYWSRRITDEHRLVYKAEEDLLIIISCKYHYD
- a CDS encoding lipid-A-disaccharide synthase, which translates into the protein MTSPVDILILSNGPGEVTTWVRPVVKALRAELGNDRSQVRISVILSPCPHASGKEAAIALGYLEVDRVQAPEHFWQFLIWGKTAENWEWRNKGVVVFLGGDQVFSVIIGKKLKYKTVVYAEWEARWHNFIDKFAIMKAQVAKNVSAKYAGKFAVVGDLMLEAAEDEITSASENSKSKINIIGILPGSKTAKLTQGVPLTLAIAEYVHSKLPQTKFFIPVAPTLDLPTLASFANPENNPFTKAFNFQGASLKDNYLITSTGLKVELIQENPAYHLLSQCSLCLTTVGANTAELGALAVPMIVLLPLQQLDAMRSWDGLPGILANLPGVGSSFAKLINWWMAKNKGLFAWPNIWAQEEIVPELVGNLQPEAVGEMVLDLLENPGKLDAMGDKLRSVRGESGAAKKLAILVREELY